In one Cryptococcus deuterogattii R265 chromosome 11, complete sequence genomic region, the following are encoded:
- a CDS encoding CDP-diacylglycerol-serine O-phosphatidyltransferase: protein MAPQQRKQPNMAEEKQRALHQYRDDHGHFSLVRNFRLADLITIMNGVCGTLSILSATRYILLSANLPGPPSAAAVRTLYFAHLLPVLGFGFDALDGKVARWMGGGSMLGQEMDSLADLVSFGVAPAVLAFTLGLRTPLDLFALLLFVSCGLARLARFNATVALIPSDPSGKSKYFEGLPIPSSLALTSMMAWWVKQGTYAHPTGFTKHNDVPFGVLTLWGEHGGWGQVHVVSALFAVWGAMMVSKTLRIPKL from the exons CCGAATatggcggaggagaagcagagggcCCTCCACCAGTACAGGGATGACCACGGCCACTTTTCCCTCGTCCG CAACTTTCGCCTCGCGGACCTGATCACGATCATGAACGGGGTGTGCGGCAcgctctccatcctttccgCCACCCGctacatcctcctctcggCCAACCTGCCGGGCCCGCCCTCGGCCGCCGCCGTCCGCACACTCTACTTTGCGCACCTCCTCCCCGTCCTCGGCTTCGGCTTCGACGCACTCGACGGCAAGGTTGCAAGATGGATGGGCGGCGGGTCCATGCTCGGCCAGGAGATGGACTCGTTGGCCGACCTCGTCTCGTTCGGCGTAGCACCCGCCGTACTCGCATTCACCCTCGGCCTCCGCACCCCGCTCGACCtcttcgccctcctcctcttcgtctcgTGCGGCCTCGCCCGCCTCGCCAGGTTCAACGCCACCGTCGCGCTCATCCCCTCAGACCCCTCGGGCAAATCAAAGTACTTTGAGGGACTCCCCATCCCCTCCAGTCTCGCACTGACCAGCATGATGGCCTGGTGGGTCAAACAAGGCACCTACGCCCATCCCACCGGCTTCACCAAGCACAACGACGTCCCCTTTGGCGTGCTCACGCTTTGGGGAGAAcatggaggatggggtCAAGTACATGTCGTCAGTGCCCTCTTTGCCGTCTGGGGAGCCATGATGGTCAGCAAGACTTTACGG ATCCCAAAACTGTAA